Proteins encoded by one window of Streptococcus sanguinis:
- a CDS encoding UDP-N-acetylglucosamine--N-acetylmuramyl-(pentapeptide) pyrophosphoryl-undecaprenol N-acetylglucosamine transferase, with product MKKIVFTGGGTVGHVTLNLLLIPKFIKEGWQVHYIGDKHGIEYQEIQKSGLDVTFHSVATGKLRRYFSWQNLLDGFKVVWGIFQSLGIMLKVRPQALFSKGGFVSVPPVIAARLSGVPVYVHESDLSIGLANKIAYKCATKMYATFEQSSSLTKIEHVGAVTKVGNQESVLPQELEEIRQYFDKELPTLLFVGGSAGAKVFNDFVSQNQAALTERYNIINLTGDASLDVLSDRLFRRAYVTDLYQPLMDLADVVVTRGGSNTIFELLAMAKLHIIVPLGREASRGDQIENADYFVKKGYAKQLAEEQLDMSNLQTALDDLLANQASYHQAMQNSQEIKSVDEFYALLKADIDKGKK from the coding sequence ATGAAAAAGATTGTATTTACAGGTGGAGGAACGGTCGGCCATGTAACCCTCAACCTTCTCCTAATTCCGAAATTTATCAAAGAAGGCTGGCAGGTCCATTATATTGGCGATAAGCATGGTATTGAGTATCAGGAAATCCAAAAGTCAGGACTGGACGTGACCTTCCATTCGGTAGCTACGGGCAAGCTTCGTCGCTACTTTTCTTGGCAGAATCTGCTGGATGGCTTTAAGGTCGTCTGGGGGATTTTCCAGTCGCTGGGCATTATGCTCAAGGTACGGCCGCAGGCCCTCTTTTCTAAGGGTGGCTTTGTATCTGTTCCGCCCGTGATTGCAGCCCGGCTGTCAGGAGTTCCTGTCTATGTTCATGAGTCGGATCTATCCATTGGCCTAGCCAATAAAATCGCCTATAAGTGTGCGACCAAGATGTATGCGACCTTTGAGCAAAGTTCCAGTCTGACCAAGATTGAGCATGTAGGAGCTGTGACCAAGGTCGGTAACCAAGAGTCAGTCCTACCGCAGGAACTAGAAGAAATTCGTCAGTATTTTGATAAAGAGCTGCCAACCCTGCTTTTTGTCGGTGGTTCTGCTGGAGCTAAGGTCTTTAATGATTTTGTTAGCCAGAATCAAGCTGCGCTGACCGAGCGTTATAACATTATCAATCTGACAGGCGATGCAAGTTTGGATGTTCTGTCTGACCGTCTCTTTCGCAGAGCCTATGTGACCGACCTCTACCAGCCTTTGATGGACTTGGCAGATGTAGTGGTTACTCGTGGCGGTTCCAATACAATCTTTGAGCTCTTGGCCATGGCTAAGCTTCATATTATCGTTCCTCTGGGACGCGAAGCCAGCCGCGGCGATCAGATTGAAAATGCGGATTATTTTGTGAAAAAGGGATATGCTAAGCAATTGGCGGAGGAACAGCTGGATATGAGCAATTTACAGACAGCTCTTGATGACCTTTTGGCGAACCAAGCTTCTTATCATCAAGCTATGCAAAATTCTCAGGAAATCAAGTCTGTAGATGAATTTTATGCTTTATTGAAAGCGGATATTGACAAGGGAAAGAAATGA
- the murD gene encoding UDP-N-acetylmuramoyl-L-alanine--D-glutamate ligase, whose amino-acid sequence MKNIANFANKKVLVLGLAKSGESAARLLDKLGAIVTVNDGKPFEENPAAQSLLEEGIKVVTGGHPLELLDEDFELMVKNPGIPYDNAMVVRALEKKIPVITEVELAYLISEAPIIGITGSNGKTTTTTMIAQVLTAGGQNGLLSGNIGFPASQVAQTASSKDMLVMELSSFQLMGIEDFHPQIAVITNLMPTHLDYHGSVEEYAAAKWNIQKNMTADDYLVLNFNQDWAKEMASQTQATVVPFSTTEKVDGAYLEGDVLTFRGEAIMQVAEIGVPGSHNVENALATIAVAKLRGIDNQTIKEVLSAFGGVKHRLQYVGRVNEIAFYNDSKSTNILATQKALSGFDNSKVILIAGGLDRGNEFDELVPDLKGLKKMVILGQSAARVKRAADQAGVSYLDATDVRDAAHKAFAQADPGDIVLLSPANASWDMYSNFEVRGEEFLAAFEELKG is encoded by the coding sequence ATGAAAAATATAGCAAATTTTGCCAATAAGAAGGTCTTGGTTCTGGGTTTGGCCAAGTCGGGTGAGTCAGCAGCTCGCCTTTTAGATAAATTAGGAGCCATCGTGACAGTTAACGACGGGAAACCTTTCGAGGAAAATCCTGCTGCCCAATCTTTGCTAGAAGAAGGCATTAAAGTGGTGACAGGAGGTCATCCCTTGGAGTTGCTGGACGAAGACTTTGAATTGATGGTGAAAAATCCAGGTATTCCTTATGACAATGCCATGGTCGTTCGAGCTCTGGAGAAGAAGATTCCAGTCATTACTGAAGTCGAGTTGGCTTATCTCATTTCGGAAGCACCGATTATTGGTATTACGGGTTCAAATGGTAAGACGACGACCACAACCATGATTGCGCAAGTCTTGACGGCTGGCGGTCAAAACGGTTTATTGTCTGGTAATATCGGTTTTCCTGCTAGTCAAGTAGCCCAAACAGCCAGCAGCAAAGATATGCTGGTCATGGAATTGTCTTCCTTCCAATTGATGGGGATTGAAGATTTTCATCCGCAAATCGCTGTTATTACCAACCTCATGCCGACTCATTTGGATTATCACGGCTCTGTTGAGGAATATGCAGCTGCCAAGTGGAATATCCAGAAAAACATGACAGCTGATGATTATCTGGTTTTGAATTTCAATCAAGACTGGGCCAAGGAAATGGCTAGCCAGACTCAGGCTACTGTTGTGCCTTTTTCAACGACTGAAAAGGTGGATGGTGCCTATTTAGAGGGTGATGTCTTGACCTTCCGTGGAGAAGCGATTATGCAGGTGGCTGAAATCGGCGTTCCTGGCAGTCACAATGTTGAAAACGCTCTGGCTACGATTGCAGTAGCCAAGCTTCGTGGTATTGACAATCAGACGATCAAAGAAGTCTTGTCTGCTTTTGGTGGTGTTAAGCACCGTCTCCAGTATGTGGGACGTGTAAATGAGATTGCCTTTTACAATGATAGTAAGTCTACCAATATCTTGGCAACCCAGAAAGCCCTATCTGGTTTTGACAATAGCAAGGTGATTCTGATTGCAGGCGGTTTGGACCGTGGCAATGAGTTTGACGAGTTGGTGCCTGACCTCAAAGGGCTCAAGAAAATGGTTATCTTAGGACAATCAGCTGCACGTGTAAAAAGGGCTGCTGATCAGGCTGGAGTTTCTTATCTCGATGCGACTGATGTCCGGGATGCAGCTCATAAGGCCTTTGCTCAAGCGGATCCAGGAGACATTGTCTTGCTCAGTCCTGCCAATGCCAGCTGGGATATGTATAGTAATTTTGAAGTCCGTGGCGAAGAATTTCTCGCTGCATTTGAAGAATTAAAAGGTTAA
- a CDS encoding DUF3165 family protein yields MVYLIIGILILFFYIFAVPSSIKGTVNAVTMVLLIVALIILFGLGIFKIFQLPAEYFVGFGLSVVTVLALRDINRLKPPKKSKKNFDEE; encoded by the coding sequence ATGGTTTATCTTATCATTGGGATTTTAATCCTCTTTTTCTACATTTTTGCTGTTCCATCCAGTATTAAAGGGACTGTTAATGCTGTGACCATGGTTTTACTGATTGTGGCCTTGATTATCTTATTTGGCTTAGGCATTTTTAAAATTTTCCAGTTGCCGGCTGAATATTTTGTAGGTTTCGGCCTATCCGTAGTGACCGTCTTGGCTTTGCGGGATATTAATCGTCTCAAGCCGCCTAAAAAATCAAAAAAGAATTTTGATGAAGAATAA
- the typA gene encoding translational GTPase TypA: MTKLREDIRNIAIIAHVDHGKTTLVDELLKQSETLDARTELAERAMDSNDIEKERGITILAKNTAVAYNGTRINIMDTPGHADFGGEVERIMKMVDGVVLVVDAYEGTMPQTRFVLKKALEQDLVPIVVVNKIDKPSARPAEVVDEVLELFIELGADDDQLDFPVVYASAINGTSSLSDDPADQEKTMAPIFDTIIDHIPAPVDNSDEPLQFQVSLLDYNDFVGRIGIGRVFRGTVKVGDQVTLSKLDGTTKNFRVTKLFGFFGLERREINEAKAGDLIAVSGMEDIFVGETITPTDAIEPLPILHIDEPTLQMTFLVNNSPFAGREGKWVTSRKVEERLQAELQTDVSLRVDPTDSPDKWTVSGRGELHLSILIETMRREGYELQVSRPEVIVKEIDGVKCEPFERVQIDTPEEYQGSVIQSLSERKGEMLDMISTGNGQTRLVFLVPARGLIGYSTEFLSMTRGYGIMNHTFDQYLPLIPGEIGGRHRGALVSIDAGKATTYSIMSIEERGTIFVNPGTEVYEGMIIGENSRENDLTVNITKAKQMTNVRSATKDQTAVIKTPRILTLEESLEFLNDDEYMEVTPESIRLRKQILNKQEREKANKKKKSAAAE; encoded by the coding sequence ATGACAAAATTAAGAGAAGATATCCGTAACATTGCGATTATCGCCCACGTTGACCACGGGAAAACAACCCTCGTTGACGAATTATTGAAACAGTCTGAAACTCTTGATGCTCGTACAGAGTTGGCAGAGCGTGCTATGGACTCAAACGATATCGAAAAAGAGCGCGGTATTACCATCCTTGCTAAAAATACAGCCGTTGCTTACAACGGAACTCGTATCAACATTATGGATACACCAGGACACGCGGACTTCGGTGGAGAAGTTGAGCGTATCATGAAAATGGTTGACGGTGTTGTTTTGGTGGTAGATGCCTACGAAGGAACCATGCCACAAACTCGTTTCGTATTGAAAAAGGCCCTTGAACAAGACCTTGTCCCAATCGTTGTTGTCAACAAAATTGACAAACCATCAGCTCGTCCAGCAGAAGTAGTGGACGAAGTATTGGAACTCTTCATTGAGCTTGGTGCAGACGATGACCAGCTTGATTTCCCAGTTGTTTATGCTTCAGCTATCAACGGAACTTCTTCATTGTCAGACGATCCAGCTGATCAAGAAAAAACAATGGCACCAATTTTTGATACCATTATCGACCATATCCCTGCTCCAGTGGACAACTCAGATGAGCCTTTGCAGTTCCAAGTCTCACTCTTGGACTACAATGACTTTGTAGGTCGTATTGGTATCGGACGTGTCTTCCGTGGTACTGTTAAGGTTGGGGACCAAGTTACCCTGTCTAAACTAGACGGTACAACGAAGAACTTCCGTGTCACAAAACTCTTTGGTTTCTTTGGCTTGGAGCGTCGTGAAATCAATGAAGCCAAAGCGGGTGACTTGATTGCCGTATCAGGTATGGAAGATATCTTTGTTGGTGAGACGATTACACCGACAGATGCCATTGAACCTCTTCCAATTCTTCACATCGATGAGCCAACGCTTCAAATGACCTTCTTGGTCAACAACTCACCATTTGCTGGTCGCGAAGGGAAATGGGTAACCTCTCGTAAGGTTGAAGAACGCTTGCAAGCAGAATTGCAGACAGACGTATCCCTTCGTGTTGACCCAACAGATTCACCAGATAAGTGGACAGTTTCAGGTCGTGGAGAATTGCACTTGTCAATCCTGATCGAAACCATGCGTCGTGAGGGATATGAGCTGCAAGTATCTCGTCCAGAAGTTATCGTGAAAGAAATTGACGGTGTCAAATGTGAGCCATTTGAGCGCGTCCAAATCGATACTCCAGAAGAGTACCAAGGATCTGTTATCCAAAGCCTTTCTGAACGTAAGGGTGAAATGTTGGATATGATTTCAACTGGTAATGGTCAAACTCGTTTGGTCTTCCTAGTTCCAGCACGTGGTTTGATTGGTTACTCTACAGAGTTCTTATCTATGACTCGTGGTTATGGGATTATGAATCATACATTTGACCAATACTTGCCATTGATTCCAGGTGAAATTGGTGGACGTCACCGTGGTGCCCTTGTTTCCATTGATGCTGGTAAGGCAACGACTTACTCTATCATGTCTATCGAAGAGCGCGGAACTATCTTTGTCAATCCAGGTACTGAGGTTTATGAAGGAATGATCATCGGTGAAAACTCTCGTGAAAATGACTTGACTGTTAACATCACCAAGGCTAAGCAAATGACCAATGTTCGTTCTGCAACCAAGGACCAGACAGCAGTTATCAAGACACCACGTATCTTGACCTTGGAAGAATCGCTGGAGTTCTTGAACGACGATGAGTACATGGAAGTAACGCCAGAATCTATTCGTCTGCGCAAGCAAATTTTGAACAAACAAGAACGCGAAAAAGCCAATAAAAAGAAAAAATCAGCTGCAGCTGAATAA
- a CDS encoding pseudouridine synthase, protein MRLDQLLAANHISRKKMKQILLQKQILVDGNPACKLSQNVDTGLQQITFQGKHVSGPAHRYYMLNKPAGAVTANRDAEKLTVLDLLDKEIEKENLYSIGRLDRDTEGLLLITDNGPLGFQLLHPQYHVEKTYYVEVNGPLTSQDKITFQEGIRFLDGTVCQPAQLSILSTSSSLSRATVKISEGKFHQIKKMFLAVGVKVTYLKRIQFGDFTLDPDLAKGDYRALNQKELEIIKEYLEKSR, encoded by the coding sequence ATGCGCCTCGACCAACTGTTGGCTGCCAATCATATCAGCCGAAAAAAGATGAAACAAATCCTTTTACAAAAACAGATTTTAGTGGATGGTAATCCCGCCTGCAAACTCAGCCAAAATGTTGATACCGGCTTACAACAGATTACTTTTCAAGGAAAGCATGTCAGCGGCCCTGCCCACCGTTACTACATGCTGAATAAACCCGCAGGTGCAGTCACTGCCAATCGCGACGCTGAAAAATTGACTGTTCTGGATTTGCTGGATAAGGAGATAGAGAAAGAAAATCTTTACTCTATCGGACGGCTGGATAGAGATACCGAAGGGCTTCTTCTGATTACCGATAATGGTCCTCTGGGATTTCAGCTGCTGCACCCTCAATACCACGTTGAAAAAACTTACTATGTAGAAGTCAATGGACCTTTAACCTCTCAGGATAAAATTACCTTTCAAGAAGGCATTCGCTTTTTAGACGGCACCGTCTGTCAGCCTGCCCAGCTTTCTATCCTCTCTACCAGCTCCAGTCTGAGCCGTGCTACCGTCAAGATTTCCGAGGGGAAATTCCACCAAATCAAAAAGATGTTTCTGGCAGTTGGTGTCAAGGTCACCTATCTCAAGCGAATTCAATTCGGAGATTTTACATTAGACCCAGATCTAGCAAAAGGCGATTACCGTGCTTTGAACCAAAAAGAATTAGAGATCATTAAAGAATATTTAGAGAAAAGTCGGTAA
- a CDS encoding DUF4190 domain-containing protein, translating into MQEKKKSSLVLGILSIIFGFFIPLVGLILGIIGLVLANSHQKESKLDYKTEKILGIVGIVISVIVWILNVMVLMNGAGY; encoded by the coding sequence ATGCAAGAAAAGAAAAAATCTTCACTTGTTTTAGGTATCCTATCTATCATCTTTGGTTTTTTCATTCCATTGGTAGGTCTTATTTTGGGTATTATCGGTTTGGTGTTGGCTAATTCACATCAAAAAGAGTCTAAATTAGACTATAAAACAGAAAAAATTCTGGGTATCGTAGGGATTGTAATTTCCGTAATTGTTTGGATTCTAAATGTTATGGTACTTATGAATGGAGCAGGCTACTAA
- a CDS encoding rhodanese-like domain-containing protein yields the protein MTIWILWAVLLGILGWMGFNYLRLRQAAKIVDNGEFEDLIRQGQLVDLRDPSDFHRKHILGARNIPSQQLKDSVGALRKDKAVLLYENSRGQRVTNAALYLKKQGFKEIYILSYGLDSWNGKVKAS from the coding sequence ATGACAATTTGGATTTTGTGGGCGGTACTTTTGGGAATACTTGGCTGGATGGGCTTTAATTATTTGCGCCTTCGTCAGGCAGCAAAAATCGTGGATAACGGGGAATTTGAAGACTTGATTCGCCAAGGGCAGTTGGTTGATCTGCGGGATCCATCTGATTTTCACCGGAAGCATATCTTAGGCGCTCGCAATATTCCATCTCAGCAGCTCAAGGATAGTGTCGGTGCACTTCGCAAGGACAAGGCTGTTCTCCTCTATGAAAATAGTCGTGGTCAGCGCGTAACCAATGCGGCTCTGTATCTGAAAAAACAAGGATTTAAAGAAATCTATATTCTTTCTTATGGGTTGGATTCTTGGAATGGCAAGGTGAAGGCTAGTTAA
- a CDS encoding YqgQ family protein, which yields MKPLYDVQQFLKSFGIIIYMGKRLYDIEMMKIELKRIYDAGLMDKLAYFEAEAVLRREHRLELEYLEKKKET from the coding sequence ATGAAACCCCTGTATGATGTTCAGCAATTTCTTAAAAGTTTCGGAATCATTATCTATATGGGCAAGCGCCTTTACGATATTGAGATGATGAAAATTGAGCTGAAGAGGATTTACGATGCCGGTCTAATGGATAAGCTAGCTTATTTTGAGGCGGAGGCAGTCTTGCGACGAGAACATCGCTTAGAGTTAGAATATTTAGAAAAGAAAAAGGAGACTTGA
- a CDS encoding Dps family protein, with protein sequence MTQVKNGAATDVATFSNQKALPKTKAILNQVVADLYTAHIALHQVHWYMRGTGFMVWHPKMDEYMETLDTTLDEVSERLITLGGKPYSTLTEFIQHSKIEEKAGEFSKDVEESLARVIEIFRYLTGLYQEALDVTDEEGDDVTNDIFVGAKADLEKTIWMLTAEIGQAPGL encoded by the coding sequence ATGACACAAGTAAAAAATGGTGCAGCAACTGACGTAGCAACTTTCAGCAATCAAAAGGCTTTGCCAAAGACTAAGGCTATTCTTAACCAAGTAGTGGCAGATCTTTATACAGCTCATATCGCTCTACACCAAGTTCACTGGTATATGCGTGGCACAGGCTTCATGGTTTGGCATCCCAAAATGGATGAATACATGGAAACTTTGGATACAACTTTGGATGAAGTCAGCGAGCGCTTGATTACACTAGGAGGCAAGCCTTATTCTACGTTGACCGAGTTTATCCAACACAGCAAGATTGAAGAAAAAGCTGGTGAATTCAGCAAGGATGTAGAAGAAAGTCTGGCGCGTGTGATTGAGATTTTCCGTTATCTGACAGGTCTTTACCAAGAAGCTTTGGATGTAACAGACGAAGAAGGGGACGATGTAACCAATGATATCTTTGTCGGTGCCAAGGCTGACCTTGAAAAGACTATCTGGATGCTGACAGCTGAAATTGGTCAAGCACCGGGTTTATAA
- a CDS encoding prepilin peptidase has protein sequence MIHLYFFIVGTVFASFLGLVIDRFPEWSIITPASHCNACGKRLAPRDLIPIFSQILNLLRCRFCGDKIPLRYLFFESILGSLFLATSLGILSISQLLVVTMGLTLAIYDQREQQYPLMVWLIFQLLLMVTTGVNFLMLFFLALGLLAFFCNLRIGAGDFLFLASCSAIFSLTEILILIQIASFAGLACFCFKKKKDRLAFVPCLLFGVVVIISYKSLLFY, from the coding sequence ATGATTCACCTATACTTTTTTATCGTTGGTACTGTCTTTGCCTCATTCCTAGGCTTGGTCATCGACCGCTTCCCAGAGTGGTCTATCATCACTCCCGCTAGCCATTGCAATGCCTGCGGGAAAAGATTGGCACCGCGTGATTTGATCCCTATTTTTTCCCAAATTTTAAATCTTCTTCGTTGCCGCTTCTGTGGAGACAAGATTCCCTTACGCTATTTATTTTTTGAATCTATCTTGGGCAGTCTTTTTCTGGCAACCTCCCTGGGCATTCTTTCCATTAGTCAATTATTGGTAGTCACCATGGGCTTAACCTTAGCTATCTACGATCAAAGAGAGCAGCAATATCCCCTGATGGTATGGCTGATTTTTCAGCTCTTGCTAATGGTGACAACAGGCGTCAACTTTCTCATGCTCTTCTTTTTAGCCCTAGGACTTCTAGCCTTCTTTTGTAATCTTCGTATTGGAGCTGGTGACTTTCTCTTTCTGGCGTCCTGCTCAGCCATTTTCAGTCTGACGGAAATTCTCATTCTTATCCAAATCGCTAGCTTCGCTGGTCTCGCCTGTTTTTGCTTTAAAAAGAAAAAAGACAGGCTGGCATTTGTACCCTGTCTTTTGTTTGGTGTGGTGGTGATTATTTCTTATAAATCCCTACTCTTTTACTGA
- a CDS encoding effector binding domain-containing protein, which yields MKHQTKPSFTLIGRSILIEGTTVHEQHYSKEKTAFYAQLFKEGMLGKLMPHSLDKKGYALIVPHKDGIQYYAGVAAKNAVADYESILVPEKDYLVSSASGDKSRLLFDQLEDNFFEEESSSLYQDGIILEILLNGNPMDAEVELWVPVQ from the coding sequence ATGAAACATCAAACCAAACCATCGTTTACCCTGATTGGTAGGAGTATTTTGATAGAAGGAACTACGGTTCATGAACAGCACTATTCTAAAGAGAAGACAGCGTTCTACGCTCAGTTATTTAAAGAAGGAATGCTGGGGAAATTGATGCCCCATTCTCTAGACAAAAAAGGCTATGCTTTGATTGTTCCTCATAAAGATGGTATTCAATACTACGCAGGAGTTGCGGCAAAGAATGCTGTGGCAGACTACGAAAGCATTCTCGTCCCAGAGAAAGATTATTTAGTAAGTTCAGCCAGTGGTGATAAATCAAGACTCCTGTTTGACCAATTGGAGGATAACTTTTTTGAGGAAGAAAGCAGTTCCCTTTACCAAGATGGAATTATCTTAGAAATACTTTTAAACGGGAATCCTATGGATGCAGAAGTTGAGCTTTGGGTTCCAGTTCAGTAA
- a CDS encoding helix-turn-helix transcriptional regulator — MKIDRQMGIISHLVNQRKTTAKELSELFKVSTRTIMRDIDDLSLAGIPLYVMKGKNGGIFLMEDFQTDKPPLTQSERLSIESGLKSRYQVLEDTSTFNAILKLNATNTYSDFEIDLSLSQGNLEIRTLIFKLLEAIRGRVKIKFSYINSQGLVSQKNCEPYRIVYKDRSWYMDAYDTDKARFSVFKVARISELTLSDTFSKRHFTPLPYDGGAWMNENKVPVILHVQKIVLDRFVELLGYNAIKPINSNIYEITYPLNDNDWGYNTLLAFGKYITVISPKHFLKHFTSYIDTIHKQYPN; from the coding sequence ATGAAAATTGACCGTCAAATGGGAATCATTTCTCATTTAGTAAATCAACGAAAAACAACAGCTAAAGAACTATCAGAACTTTTTAAAGTCAGCACCCGAACTATTATGAGAGATATTGATGATTTATCTCTTGCAGGCATTCCTCTCTATGTAATGAAAGGAAAAAACGGAGGAATTTTTCTTATGGAAGACTTTCAAACTGATAAACCTCCCTTGACTCAATCCGAACGACTTTCAATCGAATCCGGTTTAAAAAGTCGCTATCAAGTATTGGAAGATACCTCTACTTTCAATGCTATATTGAAATTAAATGCTACCAATACATACTCTGATTTCGAAATTGATTTGTCTCTATCTCAAGGGAACTTGGAAATACGAACTTTGATTTTTAAGTTATTGGAAGCTATCAGAGGTAGAGTAAAAATAAAATTTTCCTATATTAATTCGCAAGGACTGGTGAGTCAAAAAAATTGTGAGCCTTACCGTATTGTCTATAAGGACCGGAGTTGGTATATGGATGCCTACGATACTGATAAAGCGCGGTTTTCTGTTTTTAAAGTTGCTAGAATTAGTGAACTTACTCTCTCCGATACTTTTTCAAAAAGACATTTTACACCACTTCCCTATGATGGTGGTGCTTGGATGAATGAAAACAAAGTACCTGTCATCCTGCATGTCCAGAAAATTGTTCTTGATCGATTTGTGGAACTCTTAGGCTATAATGCAATAAAACCTATTAATAGCAATATTTACGAGATTACTTATCCTTTAAACGACAATGATTGGGGATACAATACCTTGCTTGCTTTTGGAAAATACATCACTGTTATATCTCCTAAGCATTTCTTGAAACATTTCACCAGCTATATAGATACCATTCATAAGCAATATCCAAACTAA
- the trpA gene encoding tryptophan synthase subunit alpha, producing MTKTLTQHLETIKREGKGIFLPYIMAGDHEKGLAGLPETIAFLENLGVSSIEIGLPFSDPVADGPVIEEAGLRSLGHHTSAKSLVASLQNLDTQLPLIIMTYFNPIFQYGLKDFVKDLATTPVKGLIIPDLPYEHRGFILPLLEDSDIALVPLVSLTTGLERQQELIKEAEGFIYAVAINGVTGKSGSYRNDLDQHLSKLHDIAEIPVLTGFGVSTLEDVDRFNQVSDGVIVGSKIVKALHEKDASIAAFIQEAAAYKK from the coding sequence ATGACTAAAACACTCACTCAGCATTTAGAAACCATCAAAAGAGAAGGCAAGGGAATTTTCCTTCCTTATATTATGGCTGGTGATCACGAGAAAGGTTTAGCCGGATTACCAGAAACTATCGCATTTTTGGAAAACTTGGGTGTGTCATCCATTGAAATCGGTCTGCCATTTTCAGATCCTGTTGCAGATGGGCCAGTTATTGAAGAAGCCGGTCTGAGAAGTCTGGGTCACCATACTTCGGCCAAGTCTTTAGTCGCAAGCTTGCAGAATTTGGACACTCAGCTGCCTCTCATCATCATGACCTACTTTAATCCTATTTTCCAGTACGGGCTCAAAGATTTTGTCAAGGATTTGGCTACGACACCGGTTAAAGGATTGATTATTCCGGATCTGCCCTATGAGCACAGGGGCTTTATCTTGCCTCTGCTGGAAGATTCAGATATTGCTCTAGTTCCTTTAGTGAGCTTGACGACTGGCCTAGAACGTCAGCAGGAGCTGATCAAGGAAGCTGAAGGTTTTATCTACGCTGTAGCTATCAACGGTGTGACAGGTAAGAGCGGAAGCTACCGCAATGATTTGGACCAGCATTTGAGCAAGCTCCATGATATTGCTGAGATTCCAGTGCTGACAGGTTTTGGCGTTTCAACTTTAGAGGATGTTGATCGCTTCAATCAAGTCTCAGACGGAGTCATTGTCGGATCTAAGATTGTCAAAGCTCTTCATGAAAAGGACGCCAGTATAGCGGCCTTTATCCAAGAAGCAGCAGCTTATAAGAAATAA